The genome window TAGTTTATCTAGCTTTTTAATATCAAACTATTTTCTTACTTTTTTATCTTTTTTGCTTGTTTCTTTTTTGTTTTTAACTTTTTTGTTAGGCAAAGAAAAAGCAAAAATAAGATTTATAAATTACCTTATTTTATTCTTTGCTGCATTTTTTTTGCTAAAAAATAAAAATTTTTACTCAAGTAATATAATATTCATATTTTATTTATTTCTTTTAAATTTATTCCAATTTGCAATAGTTAAAATATATAGTATTATGAAAAAACCAATAAAAAAATCAAAATTTATAAAAAAAATTCCGCAAAAAAACAAAAAGAAGAAAAGCAATACATATGGTAGCCCTCAAGTATTAACTTCATTTGGCCTAAAAGTGAGGAGTAAAAGTGAGGTTTTCATTGCGGAAAAACTGAAAGAAAATAATATACTTTTTACCTACGAAAAACCATTATCAGCCGATGGAAAAACTTATTATCCAGATTTTACAATTTATATTGGGAAAAGAGAGTTATATTGGGAACATTTTGGATTAATGAATGATGATATTTATGCAAAAAAAACCGAGATTAAAATGAAATGGTATAATAAACATTTTCCAAAAAAATTAATTTGGACCGAGGAAAATTCCTATTTAATGATACAAATTCATGAAATTGCTGAAAAATTAGCAAAAACTAAGCAGCCCCCTCCGTCGTTTCATCAACAGATCCATGAGATAAAGGAACGTGCATCTCGAAATCACCGTATTTAACCTGCAATTTTCCATCAACATTTTCAACAATAAAGATTTCATCTTCTATCTGCATTTCTAAAATTTTGCCAGCTTGAATTGTTTTAAAAGGGATTCTAAAGTCAGAACCATCTGACAAAATAACCATGAAATATTTTCCTCTAACTTGGATGGAGGTTTTGTTTACTCCTGTAGGAACATTTGCTGGGGTAACATCTTCATCTAAACCAATTGGAGCAGCTTCATCAGGAATTTCAGCAGTTGCTCCACTTGATTCACCAACTTCACTAACAGAATTATCGTCACCTAAACCATGATCAATTGGTTGCGGAGCGTCTCCACCCTGAAGGTCTTCTGGTGATGCTGTTTTTATTTCTTCATCACTTGCAGCAGGAGCTTCTACAGACGCTTCCGCCGTATCATCTACTATATCTAACTCTTTCATTTCTACAGGAGGTTTTTCTTCAGATCCTTCTGCTGTAGCAACAGGTTCTTCTGTTGTTTCTTTATTTTCTGCTGGAGCTTCTTCTTTCATGGTTTCCTCCCCTACAGAAGTTTGCTCCTCATCTGTTTGCACTTCTTGTGCAAGAGGTTCTTCTGCAGTTGGTTCTTCCACACTAGCTGAAACAGTTTCTTCTGCGCCAGCTATCTCTAATGGAGGCTCTTCCATAGCTTCCGTATCACTTGCTTCACTACCTGCTGTTACTTCAGCTGATTCTGATTCAGCTTCATTTCCCGCAACTTCTAACGCGGGAGATTCTACAGGGTTTTCTGAAGACTCATCATCTTCCTTCGGCATTGTTGCTGCAGACTCATCGACTTCTAATGCCGATTCTTCAGTATTTTCTGCATTATCTATAGTTGTTTCAGGAAGAGAAGAAGACTCTCCTTCATCTTTAGTTACTGAATCGTTAGAAACTGCTTGTTCTTCTTCTATTTCTAAGGGAGCTTCCTCTGCTTGTTCTACGGAGGCAGCAGTACTAGTAGACTCGGCTGTTGCTTCAGCAGCAAAATCAACAGTTTCTTCTGAACTTGCAGCAATAGTACTCGGTTGCAAATTTTCAGTAGAATCTACTTGAATTTCTTCTTCTGCCGGAGCCGCACTTTCTTCTGCCGGAGCTGCGCTTTCTTCTGCCGGAGCTGCGCTTTCTTCTGCCGGAGCCGCACTTTCTTCTGCCGGAGCTGCGCTTTCTTCTGCCGGAGCCGCACTTTCTTCTGCCGGAGCTGCGCTTTCTTCTGCCAGAGCTGCGCTTTCTTCTGCCAGAGCTGCGCTTTCTTCTGCCGGAGCTGCGCTTTCTTCTGCCGGAGCTGCGCTTTCTTCTGCCGGAGCTGCGCTTTCTTCTGCCGGAGCCACACTTTCTTCTGCCGGAGCTGCGCTTTCTTCTGCCGGAGCTGCGCTTTCTTCTGCCTGAAGTTTTTCTTCTAAAGCCGCTTCATTTAATGGAGTTGCAGCTATATCTTCTTCATCTCCACCGCTATGCGCTTGTGTAGAATCTGCACTTTCTCCAGAAACTCCAATAGACTTTAAGTTTTGTTTAAATGGAGACAGTCCAATTCGTCCAACAACCTCAGCTAACCCCTCATTTTCTTGCTTATTCTGAGAAAAAGTTTCTAAAATATTGCATATTGTTTCACCAATTTTTTCTCTTTTAATAGAATCAATCAAGAATTCAGCAAGTTTTGGCTCTCCTGAAGATCTACCACCTATCAAAACTTTGTATCCAGATTCTTCGCCTATAACATGAATATCATCTGTAGCAGAGGCGACACAGGCTGTGGAACAGCCATTCATACCTATGGTAAGTGCTGTAAAAGACTCTTTAAATTTTTCATTTAGAATAGGTGAAATTTCTATAGCGTCACCCAATGCATCTTGTTGGCACTTGTTACACAATTCACCTAAACAAGCTTTTGGTGATAAAATAGAATGATTTCGATAGTGTTTTAATAAAATACCAGATTTAGAAAGTTTACTGTGCAGATCTAAAAGCTTTTCCTTGGGAACCATAAATCCAATTCTTTGATCTTCAGTTACCTTTAAAAAAACTGAAACATCATCTGCTACATCACAAATTAAACGTAACTGAGCACCATTATAGACTCCGCCAGCAGCTTCGGCTAAAACAAACAGATTGCCATTTTTTAATTCAAATTGACCACCAGACAATGAATCTCTCCCGGTACTATATTGCTGATTTGGTATCGTTTACTTGGCATAGAACTTGAGGATGCCTAGAGTATGTTGAAATATTCATTTACATTGGTTACTAAAGTTTGGCAGGTTCTTTACCGAAAGAAGAACCGAATACTCATCATTCTACTGTTTTGTGAAAAGAAGGAGTCTCCCGCTATGTCCACCTCCTCTGCGTCTTCTATGCGAGAATTAATTGAATATGTTGCGAAGTCTCTTGTCGACAATGCGGATAAAGTTGAAATTAATGAAATTAATGGCGCACAAACAAATGTTATAGAATTAAAAGTTGCGAAAGAAGATGTTGGAAAAATCATTGGAAAAAGTGGTAGAACCGCAGATGCCATTAGAACTATTTTAAATTGTGGGGCAGCTAAACAAAACAAAAGATATATTTTACATATTATTGACGAATAGAATATTATTATTTTGACATAAAATTTCCTAATTTAATTCAAATATTTTCTCACAAGTTATTCCTTAAAACGTCAAATTAAAAAAAATAATTACATATCCGCCAAAATTTTGATGACAAAGAATAGTTAACAACTTCCGAATAATAATAAACACTTTTTAGGAGAAAATATGAATTATAAAAGATATATGAATATCATTATAATTATTTTTCTTGCTAAATTTATTTTTGCATGCAGTTACTTTAAATCACCAGGAATTAGCTTTAATATAAACGCTCCATCATTAACTGGCAGTTCTCGTTCGTTATATTCTTCTTTTACAACTGTCCAGATTCCTATTTCTATTACCAATTCAAGCGGTTTCCAATTACAAAAAGCATTAACAGCTGGTTCAAATTCCGTGCAAATTCCTTCGGGAAGTATTCATATTAAAATTGGATATTTGGCGTTTGGAAATATTTCTGGTAGTTCAGGTAGTTGTAACAATAACAATAATGGTGGCGGTCCTAATAATGTTTTGTATAGTGAATATGAATTTGACTACACAATTGACTCAAATACATCATCAATTAATATAAATTTTCCTAGTCCTTTCTCCTTAATTCCAGTTGATCATTTTGGATTTCTAATTAAAGATAAAAATGGTAATCCAGCTACAAATGCTACAATTTATTATTTCGATTTGATAAGTGAACAAAATATTGTCGACCCTTGTGAAGGCAAAATTGCTTCCGATGTAACAGATTCTCAAGGTAGAGTGGCTGTAGAATTACCTATCTATAGTAATTCACTAAAATTTAGATTTATGGTCCAAACTGCAGATGGAAATACTAAAGTTTTTAAACCTGTTTTGACGAGGGGTGCTACAAAAGCACAATTTTATTATGTAAATATGGCAGATGGAAGTGTTACAGCAATGAATGAAAATACTGATAGTTTTTTACAGGATGGATATTCAATTGCTTATACTCGTGATGTTTTACAAAAAAATCCTAGATTTCCAGATTTCTATACCTATACATTACAATCTGTTGATGCAAATAATAATATTTATCTAGGTCCTCAAAGTAACAGCCAAGATCCTTATAGCTTAATAAATAGAAGAGGTTTTGATATTTATTGCCAAATAAAGGATTACTCAAATACAAATATTTTATACCCATTTCAACTTTGTCCAAGGCAATTTTTTACAATTACAACATTACCTATCACTTGGACTTATGGACAAACATATAATATCTATGCCTTTATAAAAGATAGAGATGGCTATATTATAACTCCCTCTAATAGTTATATTCCCTTTAATTACTATTTACCTTAAAAAGGTAAGAATTTATTCTATCACAAAGAAACCTTACTAAATCCAAAATATAAACGATTATTTCTACTGTCAAGAACCATAATTAATTTTAAAATATAAACGAAAATTTCTATTGTCAATAGTAATTTTCTGAATAATTTAAATTCAAATTAGATAAACTTCCCTCTTTACAAATTAAATAAACGATTAAGTTTACAATAGTGGAGAATTAAGGACTCCATGAAATTAAATTTTATAGGAGAATCATTATGTACCGTAATCATTTTAGAAAACATTTAACAAGCCAAAATAGTTCTTTACCTTTTTTTGGTTTTCACAGTGAAGTAGGTAACTTGTTAAATTCAATTTTTTCTGAGCAAATTAATGAAAATAATTCCGAAATTTGGTTCAGACCTAGTTTAGATATAATTGAAACAAAAGAGCATTTTTTAGTTACTCTCGAACTTTCTGGAGTTTCTCAAAAAGACGTTGAAATATCACTAGAGAAAAATATATTAACCATTTCAGGAGAAAAAAAGAAAAAAGAACTTGATAAAGAAACAAGCTTTTATCGCAGTGAAATTTCTTATGGAAAATTCAAACGCTCCATAGAATTTCCTGAAAAAGCAAATTCAGAGGCCATTGAAGCAGAATTAAAAGATGGAATTTTGGCAATTAAAATTGGAAAAATTTTGCATTCAGAAGCTAAAAAAATCGAAATTAAATTAGCTTAATTTCCAACAGGCTTGAGAGTTTTAATAACTCTCAAGCCAATTTTACTTATAAAATAAATTAACACAATCAACCGCTTTGAGCCAACGATACAAATTTGCACTTGCAATTGCTTCAGGCATTAATGGTTTAAATTCTTTTCCATTATAATCTTTATTTGCAAGAAATATATCTTGCTCATTTAATCCAGTCGACGCAGCCATTGCTGCTCCTAAAGAAGTCGTTTCAGTATTTATTGGTCTAAATAATTCTGTTTGTAATGTATCTGCCTGAAACTGCATAAGAAAATCATTTCTAGATGCTCCGCCATCAACACCAACTTTTAGTATTTTTTGTTTACTTAATTTTTCCATTAATTTAAGCAGCTGAACATTTTGCATTGCAATACTTTCTAAGACAGCCCTTATAATTTGTGCTTTCTGTGTTCCTCTTGTAAGGCCAAATAAAACCCCTTTTGCTTGAGGATTCCAATAAGGTGCACCTAAACCAGCTAAAGATGGTACAAACAAAACCTCTTCATCTCTTGGATAGCTCATAGCTTGTTCAGCACTTTCTGATGAATTTTTTACCCAACAAAAATTATCTCGCAGAAATTGAACGGCTGCTCCTGCAATAAATGCAGATCCCTCTAAAGCAAATGCTCTTTTATTTTTTGTAGCAAAAGCAACTGTAGTTAGTAATCCTTCATCCGTTGTTACTATATTTTCTCCTGTATTCATTAAAAGAAAAGCACCTGTCCCAAATGTTATTTTTGCTTCTCCAGAATTAAAACACTTTTGCCCAAATAAAGCGGCTTGTTGATCTCCTAATACGCCAGTTATAGGTATCCCATCTGGAAGTCCTGGAACTTTATAAGTTTCTCCAAATTTTGCAAAACTTGGTTTGATTTCAGCTAAACTATTTTGTGAAATATTAAATAATTTTAATAACTCACTATCATAACTGCCAGTATGTAAATTATACAACATAGTACGACTTGCATTTGTATGATCAGTAACAAACGATTTCCCATTTGTTAATTTCCAAATGATGAATGAATCAATAGTTCCTAAAGCTAGTTCTGCTGTTAAATCCCACTGTTTAACTGAAGAATATTGTTCTAACATCCACCGCATTTTAGAAGCACTAAAGTAGGGATCGCATACTAATCCAGTTTTTTGAAGAATCTCTTCTTGTAATTTCTTATTCTTTTTTAAATTCTCGCAAAAATCTGCGGTTCTTCTATCTTGCCAAACAATAGCATTGCCAGCAATTTCACCAGTTTTTTTATTCCAAGCTAAACAAGTTTCTCTTTGATTTGTTATGCCTATTGCAGCAATTTTTGCGGATGAGAAATCAGTATTTTGCTGATAAGCAAGTTCTATTGCATTATGAATTGCTTTTAATGTAGTTTCCCAAATTTGTTGTGGATTGTGTTCGACTAAACCTGGTCTAGGGTAAATTTGAGGAAATTCAATTTTATTATTTCCATACATTGAAAAATCATTCATACTAAAAAATGAAGCCTGAATTCCTGTGGTACCTTCATCTATAGATAAGATAAAATGAGTCATACTCCCACTCCTTCGAATTTAGGGAATTACGCAATGAGTTTAAGGAGGATAGTAACTTGAGTCCGAAAGAGCGACAATCAATTCCAAAAAAATTTGAAAAATATTTTTATTCATTACCATTAATTGAACAAGCGGGTTTTTTCTTGTGGCCTTCTTTAAATAGTATTGAAATTCAGCCTGAAGAAAAAAAATTATTAAATTTGATTAAACCCTCGGGCGTAATTCTTTTTAAAAGAAATTTACAAAGTTTTGCACAAGCAAGAAATTTAATACAAACTATAAAAAAAGTACGTCGCAATAAAAAAAGCTCTTACAATATACCTTTTATTACTTCAATAGATGAAGAAGGAGGAAGAGTTTCACGTTTGCCTCCTCCTTTTATTAGAGGCAAACCCGCTCTTGAATTTGCTGAATTAAATGACCTAAATGGCCTAGAAAGTCAAATCTTGCATCAAATTTTTGTTGCGAAGAATTTAGGAATTAATAGTTTACTTAGTCCAGTAGTAGATATACTTACAGAACCTTCAAATTTAGTAATTGGAGATAGATGTTTTGGTCGTACTCCTGAAAAGGTTACAAAATTCGCTTCTTTTGTGAATAAAATATTACTAACAGAAAATATGTATTCATGTGCAAAACATTTTCCTGGACATGGAAATACAACGACTGATTCTCATAAAGAATTAAGTGTTAGTAATGTCACTTTAGATGTTTTAAGAAACAGAGAATGGATTCCTTTTAAAAATCTAATAGCTGAAAATGTACCTTTTATTATTACTGCACATGTACTTATACCTGAAATAGATCAAAATAATCCTGCAACACTTAGCAAAACAATTCTCGCAAAATATTTACGAAAAGAATTAGGTTTTAAAGGATTAATCATTAGCGATGACTTACGAATGAATGCGATTGCGGAACATTACAATCAAAAAAGAAAAATACAATCATCAATCACTGAAAATAATAATATCTCTATCCAAGAAGAAGATGATTATTTAAAACAAGCCGCAATTGATGCATTAAAAGCTGGTTGTGACATTTTATTAAGTTGTCAAAGTATTGTTAGAGAAGCAAAAATTGCATATGCAATCGCCAACAAAATGCAGAAAGATAAACTATTCCATAATTTGATGTTGGAGAAAGCGTGGAATATTTTTTCGACCTTAACAAAAAAACAAAAGATGAAAGCTTAATAGCAATAACCGCATATAGTTTGTTATTCCACTTTTTACTAGTACTTGCTATAGCGTTACTTAAACCACATCCTCCTGAATTTATAAGTATCAAGGTTTCTACTAATTCTATTCAATTAAGCACGAATAAAACCCAATCAAACAAACAATCAATTCAAAAACAACAAGATAAAAAAATCCCAAAAGAAGAAATAGTAAAATCAAATACAGCAAAACGCAGCATCCAAAAAGAAATACCAACCGAAAAAACAACCCCTTCTACAAGTGCTAAAGATATTCCTAATCCTACTCCCGAAGGCCAGTCCGCAAATCCTAGTAAAGAATTTTATTCAGCAGAATCAACAGTGGATAAGACGGCTCAATGCACGTTGCCTGAAATAAATTTAACTGAAGACGCAACTAATGCAGGAATTAAAAGTGGTAATGTTATTATAGAAGTTCAAATAAATAGCCAAGGAAAAGTGACTAATGCAACGTTGATAAAGGGAACTGGATATAAAATTGATCAAGTCGCTCTGAATGCAGCAAAAGAATTAAGTTGTCGACCAGCAAGAAGAGATCAAGAAAGCGTCGGAGTTATTAAAAGAATTAATTGGGTTATAGTTCAATAAATTTATCTATTTACTAAATAATTTTATTTTATAATTGCAAAAAAAAGTTTCCTACATTATACAATACTTATATATATTTATTGATATAAATGTATATATTTTATTTATCAAAATACGAGAAATAAATGAAACCAATTAGTGAAAATTTAAAAATAGATAAAAAAGATATTATTTATAATTTATCATTAAATAGCTCTTATCATCAAAAACCTCCAACATCTTATTATGTTAAAGAAAATTTATTTAATAAAAGTATTTTTGATTACTTAAATTCACAAAGTTCATATTTTAATACAGGAATTACGCGCGGAGCAATTTATGCTACATGCACCGTTTTTTATGTAGAATCATTAAATTCATTTTTAAATTTAAATTTTGAAAATATTTTAAATTTCTTAAAAGCAAAAAATATACTAAATAACGAAAAAGAAACTTCAAATTTTAAAGCCCTTTTTTCTTTAGTTAATCAATATATTGAAGACTTTAAAACTTCCATAAAAAATAAAAAATTTATCAATTCGAAAAACATATCTTTTTTTGGCTCTCAAACTAATTATGAAAATATTCCGCAACTATTTTTCCATAATCTTGAAAGTTTTAATAATTTTATCTTAAAAAAAGATATAGGAAATAATGAATTATTTCCAGGATATAAACTTAATAATAAAGAACATTTGTTATCTCTATCACCTTTTGTCATCAAATATTTGCTTAAAAGTTTGTCTCAAGCAAACTGGCAACAGGTTGCCGTTGATTTAAATAGAATGGATGTTTATATCGCACAAAAAAAACATGAATATCACTCATCTGATACAGAACAGGTTAGATTTGAAAAATTTTTATTTGATTTACACAAAATAGGAATTAAGAAAAAAAATATTATTCAATATATTTCAG of Pigmentibacter sp. JX0631 contains these proteins:
- a CDS encoding KH domain-containing protein; the protein is MRELIEYVAKSLVDNADKVEINEINGAQTNVIELKVAKEDVGKIIGKSGRTADAIRTILNCGAAKQNKRYILHIIDE
- a CDS encoding Hsp20 family protein, with product MYRNHFRKHLTSQNSSLPFFGFHSEVGNLLNSIFSEQINENNSEIWFRPSLDIIETKEHFLVTLELSGVSQKDVEISLEKNILTISGEKKKKELDKETSFYRSEISYGKFKRSIEFPEKANSEAIEAELKDGILAIKIGKILHSEAKKIEIKLA
- the glpK gene encoding glycerol kinase GlpK, whose amino-acid sequence is MTHFILSIDEGTTGIQASFFSMNDFSMYGNNKIEFPQIYPRPGLVEHNPQQIWETTLKAIHNAIELAYQQNTDFSSAKIAAIGITNQRETCLAWNKKTGEIAGNAIVWQDRRTADFCENLKKNKKLQEEILQKTGLVCDPYFSASKMRWMLEQYSSVKQWDLTAELALGTIDSFIIWKLTNGKSFVTDHTNASRTMLYNLHTGSYDSELLKLFNISQNSLAEIKPSFAKFGETYKVPGLPDGIPITGVLGDQQAALFGQKCFNSGEAKITFGTGAFLLMNTGENIVTTDEGLLTTVAFATKNKRAFALEGSAFIAGAAVQFLRDNFCWVKNSSESAEQAMSYPRDEEVLFVPSLAGLGAPYWNPQAKGVLFGLTRGTQKAQIIRAVLESIAMQNVQLLKLMEKLSKQKILKVGVDGGASRNDFLMQFQADTLQTELFRPINTETTSLGAAMAASTGLNEQDIFLANKDYNGKEFKPLMPEAIASANLYRWLKAVDCVNLFYK
- a CDS encoding glycoside hydrolase family 3 N-terminal domain-containing protein, producing the protein MSPKERQSIPKKFEKYFYSLPLIEQAGFFLWPSLNSIEIQPEEKKLLNLIKPSGVILFKRNLQSFAQARNLIQTIKKVRRNKKSSYNIPFITSIDEEGGRVSRLPPPFIRGKPALEFAELNDLNGLESQILHQIFVAKNLGINSLLSPVVDILTEPSNLVIGDRCFGRTPEKVTKFASFVNKILLTENMYSCAKHFPGHGNTTTDSHKELSVSNVTLDVLRNREWIPFKNLIAENVPFIITAHVLIPEIDQNNPATLSKTILAKYLRKELGFKGLIISDDLRMNAIAEHYNQKRKIQSSITENNNISIQEEDDYLKQAAIDALKAGCDILLSCQSIVREAKIAYAIANKMQKDKLFHNLMLEKAWNIFSTLTKKQKMKA
- a CDS encoding TonB family protein, which encodes MEYFFDLNKKTKDESLIAITAYSLLFHFLLVLAIALLKPHPPEFISIKVSTNSIQLSTNKTQSNKQSIQKQQDKKIPKEEIVKSNTAKRSIQKEIPTEKTTPSTSAKDIPNPTPEGQSANPSKEFYSAESTVDKTAQCTLPEINLTEDATNAGIKSGNVIIEVQINSQGKVTNATLIKGTGYKIDQVALNAAKELSCRPARRDQESVGVIKRINWVIVQ